In Lachnospiraceae bacterium, one DNA window encodes the following:
- a CDS encoding transcriptional repressor, protein MAERGKYKTRQQEVILGCLKKQKLRFLTVDQFMECLEKDNITVGYTTVYRALERLEEEGKVIKLPTEDGTKTRYCFAEKEILEKPGKLVCLKCGRFIPLECSRLEAFFDHISEEHGFELDRHHMILYGYCGCCKKEKNSRDFA, encoded by the coding sequence ATGGCAGAGCGGGGAAAATATAAAACCAGACAACAGGAAGTCATTTTAGGCTGCCTAAAAAAACAAAAACTGCGTTTTCTTACGGTAGATCAGTTTATGGAGTGTCTGGAGAAAGATAATATAACAGTGGGATATACGACGGTGTACCGGGCATTGGAACGTCTGGAAGAGGAAGGAAAAGTTATTAAACTTCCTACAGAAGATGGAACCAAAACAAGATATTGTTTCGCAGAGAAAGAAATATTAGAAAAACCTGGAAAACTGGTGTGCCTTAAGTGTGGGCGTTTTATCCCGTTGGAATGTTCCAGACTGGAAGCTTTTTTTGATCATATTTCAGAGGAACATGGTTTTGAACTTGATCGACATCATATGATACTGTATGGATATTGTGGCTGTTGCAAAAAGGAAAAAAACAGTAGAGATT
- a CDS encoding Hsp20/alpha crystallin family protein, translating into MLMPSIFGEDLFDNFMKDFPFFDDNAESNVEKKLYGRRGKNLMKTDIKETEGGYELEMDLPGFTKDEIKVSLENGYMTISAAKGLDKDEQDKKSGRYIRKERYAGSCERSFYVGEDITEEDIKGEFKHGILKLFVPKKEAKPAVEQKKYVSIEG; encoded by the coding sequence ATGTTAATGCCTAGTATTTTTGGAGAAGATTTATTTGATAACTTTATGAAGGATTTTCCATTTTTCGATGATAACGCAGAAAGCAATGTAGAAAAGAAGCTGTACGGCCGCAGAGGCAAGAACCTGATGAAGACTGATATCAAGGAAACAGAAGGCGGTTATGAGTTGGAAATGGATCTGCCTGGATTTACAAAAGATGAGATCAAGGTATCCCTGGAGAATGGTTATATGACCATCAGTGCAGCCAAGGGACTTGATAAAGACGAACAGGATAAGAAATCCGGCCGTTACATCCGCAAAGAGCGTTACGCAGGATCCTGCGAGAGAAGCTTCTATGTAGGCGAAGACATCACAGAAGAAGATATCAAGGGCGAGTTCAAACATGGTATCCTGAAGCTGTTTGTTCCGAAGAAGGAAGCAAAGCCGGCAGTAGAGCAGAAGAAGTATGTTTCTATTGAAGGTTAA
- a CDS encoding DDE-type integrase/transposase/recombinase, which yields MTKMGIDPLYPKMNLSKRMQQVKVCPYLLRNAVIDRPNQAWSIDITYIPIKHGFLYLTAIIDWYSRCIIGWEVDDTLDTRMVINALKKAFKASQILHKKLALISLHC from the coding sequence ATGACTAAAATGGGGATTGATCCGCTCTATCCAAAGATGAATCTTTCCAAACGTATGCAACAGGTAAAAGTCTGCCCGTATCTGCTTCGTAACGCCGTTATCGACCGTCCAAATCAGGCATGGTCAATCGACATCACCTATATCCCCATCAAGCACGGCTTCCTGTATCTGACAGCCATCATTGACTGGTATAGCCGTTGTATTATTGGCTGGGAGGTAGATGATACCTTGGACACCAGAATGGTCATAAATGCACTGAAGAAAGCTTTCAAGGCGTCACAAATTCTTCACAAAAAATTAGCACTCATCTCTTTACATTGCTAA
- a CDS encoding type II toxin-antitoxin system RelE/ParE family toxin produces MIYEIEVSEQADSDLRGIFEYIAFELQAPENASGQLERLEEQILSLDTIPERYRKYEKEPWETRGLRVLPVDNYVILYIPDSDKKVVTILRVMYAGRDIDNQLNFHTKQ; encoded by the coding sequence ATGATATATGAAATAGAAGTATCCGAACAGGCTGACAGTGATTTGAGAGGAATTTTTGAATATATTGCTTTTGAATTACAAGCGCCGGAAAATGCAAGCGGACAGCTTGAACGTCTGGAAGAACAGATATTAAGCCTGGATACGATACCAGAGCGTTATCGAAAATATGAAAAAGAACCGTGGGAAACTCGTGGACTTCGTGTATTACCAGTAGACAATTATGTGATACTTTATATTCCAGATAGCGATAAAAAGGTTGTAACAATACTTAGAGTAATGTATGCCGGACGGGACATAGACAATCAGTTAAATTTCCACACAAAGCAATAA
- a CDS encoding type II toxin-antitoxin system RelB/DinJ family antitoxin has product MATKSANLYARIEPDVKEKAESILSTLGIPASSAINMFYKQIILQRGLPFEVKIPSARPVDISTLSEAEFNEELEKGYADMQAGRTKNAKKAFADIRKDYGL; this is encoded by the coding sequence ATGGCTACAAAATCAGCAAATTTATATGCAAGGATTGAACCAGATGTCAAAGAAAAAGCAGAAAGTATCCTGTCTACACTTGGTATCCCTGCTTCCAGTGCTATCAATATGTTTTATAAACAGATTATCTTACAGAGAGGACTTCCGTTTGAAGTAAAAATACCATCTGCCAGACCTGTTGACATCAGCACATTATCAGAAGCGGAGTTCAATGAAGAATTGGAGAAAGGATATGCGGATATGCAGGCTGGACGGACAAAAAATGCAAAGAAAGCCTTTGCTGACATTCGCAAGGATTATGGCTTATGA
- a CDS encoding MATE family efflux transporter has protein sequence MNENKMGIMPVNKLLRTMAAPMVLSMLIGALYNVVDSLFVSHYGENALSAVSLAFPIQNVIIATGTGIGVGINALLSRYLGEKKQKKVDQTAMHGLILGAGFYVLILLFGIFCVRSFYVVQTSDREIVSMGVDYLTVICVFGFGQMFQLIFEKILQSTGRTSYTMVMQIVGAVINIILDPIFIFGYFGLPAMGTRGAAIATVAGQIIAMLLGLYFNLTKNTDVQFDFKCIKLESYYFKGICTVGIPTIIMQSMSSVMCFGINKLLLDFSTTSTAVFGAYFKLQTFVYMAVFGLNNALIPIVAFNIGAKHAERIKKVIRLSGAYSALIGLFGLIIMEMLPIQLISAFAPSEEMFLLGVTALRILGLSFVFGGISVMTCYALQGFSRGIASLLISALRQVIILLPLASIMGRMMGINGIWWSFLTGETVTVAFAIIYLGIAEKKELSFLASMPLEQSIAK, from the coding sequence ATGAACGAAAATAAAATGGGGATCATGCCGGTTAATAAGCTTTTGCGTACAATGGCGGCACCAATGGTTTTATCTATGTTGATCGGTGCATTATATAATGTGGTGGATAGTCTGTTTGTAAGCCATTATGGAGAGAACGCATTGTCAGCAGTGTCTTTGGCATTTCCGATACAAAATGTTATTATTGCGACCGGAACCGGAATCGGTGTAGGGATCAATGCATTATTATCACGGTATTTAGGTGAAAAGAAGCAAAAAAAGGTTGATCAGACAGCTATGCATGGTCTCATCCTTGGTGCCGGATTTTATGTGCTGATATTATTATTTGGCATTTTCTGTGTAAGAAGTTTTTATGTAGTTCAGACCAGCGATAGGGAAATAGTTTCCATGGGAGTTGATTATCTTACGGTTATCTGTGTATTTGGATTTGGGCAGATGTTCCAGCTGATATTTGAAAAAATATTGCAGTCAACAGGCCGGACTTCTTATACAATGGTAATGCAGATCGTTGGTGCGGTCATCAACATTATTTTAGATCCCATCTTTATTTTTGGATATTTCGGTTTGCCGGCAATGGGAACCAGAGGTGCGGCAATTGCTACAGTGGCAGGTCAGATTATAGCAATGCTGTTGGGATTATATTTTAATCTGACTAAAAATACAGATGTGCAGTTTGATTTTAAATGCATTAAATTAGAAAGCTATTATTTTAAGGGGATTTGTACTGTTGGAATTCCAACGATCATTATGCAATCTATGTCCAGCGTTATGTGTTTTGGCATTAACAAACTTCTTCTGGATTTTTCAACAACATCAACAGCAGTATTTGGAGCATATTTTAAATTACAGACATTTGTGTATATGGCGGTTTTTGGATTGAATAATGCTTTGATCCCGATCGTAGCATTTAACATTGGCGCAAAACATGCAGAACGGATTAAGAAAGTTATCCGGCTTAGCGGGGCGTATTCTGCTTTGATCGGACTGTTTGGTTTGATCATAATGGAGATGCTGCCGATACAGTTAATATCAGCATTTGCACCATCAGAAGAAATGTTTTTACTTGGTGTGACTGCATTGCGTATTTTGGGACTTAGTTTTGTGTTTGGAGGAATTTCTGTAATGACCTGTTATGCTTTACAGGGCTTTTCAAGAGGAATAGCCAGCCTTTTAATTTCCGCGCTAAGGCAGGTGATCATTTTGCTTCCACTTGCATCAATTATGGGTAGGATGATGGGGATCAATGGAATCTGGTGGAGCTTTCTCACCGGTGAAACAGTAACAGTTGCATTTGCAATTATTTATCTGGGAATAGCTGAAAAGAAAGAACTGTCATTTCTGGCTTCTATGCCGCTGGAACAGAGTATAGCCAAATAA
- a CDS encoding MarR family transcriptional regulator, protein MKTNIAPGLRFSILDREFKKKLEERANRMGLTAVQLRVLGELSRLESMGIEEINQKDLEKVLAVTHPTMTEIIKRLEKKNAVICTQSRVDGRYKKINCTDEYKDIHLELKEMDWEIFNKICDGIPKEHVQIFLKASEKMLENIEK, encoded by the coding sequence ATGAAAACGAATATTGCTCCAGGACTTCGGTTTTCTATATTAGACAGGGAATTTAAGAAGAAACTGGAAGAACGTGCAAATCGGATGGGGTTAACGGCTGTGCAGTTAAGAGTACTGGGAGAATTAAGCCGTTTGGAGTCAATGGGGATTGAAGAAATAAACCAGAAAGATTTAGAAAAGGTGTTAGCTGTGACGCATCCGACAATGACTGAAATTATTAAAAGACTGGAAAAGAAAAATGCCGTTATCTGTACGCAGAGCAGAGTTGATGGGCGTTACAAAAAGATTAATTGTACGGACGAATATAAGGATATTCACTTAGAACTTAAGGAAATGGACTGGGAGATTTTTAATAAAATCTGTGATGGCATTCCAAAAGAACATGTACAAATATTTTTGAAGGCATCAGAAAAAATGCTTGAAAACATCGAAAAATAG
- a CDS encoding cytidylate kinase-like family protein has product MAKKIITISREFGSGGRFIGEEVAKKLGIAYYDKNIINHIAEESGLSPDYIQEKAELSPKKGLFAYALVGRDITGKSVEDMVYEAQRKVILDLAGKEPCVIIGRNADFILKDRDDVLNVFIHGDMPEKIQRITHLYNVGEQEAVKMMADTDKRRMANYNFYTEQNWGKASNYTLCLNSSEIGYDKCESIIIECSK; this is encoded by the coding sequence ATGGCAAAAAAAATCATTACGATCAGCAGGGAATTTGGAAGCGGTGGACGTTTTATCGGTGAAGAAGTAGCAAAGAAACTGGGAATAGCCTATTATGATAAAAACATCATTAATCATATTGCAGAAGAGTCAGGTTTGTCTCCAGATTACATCCAGGAAAAAGCAGAGCTGTCTCCGAAGAAAGGATTATTTGCATATGCACTTGTAGGACGTGATATTACAGGAAAATCAGTGGAGGATATGGTGTATGAGGCACAGAGAAAAGTTATTTTAGATTTGGCCGGGAAGGAGCCCTGCGTGATCATTGGAAGAAATGCTGATTTTATCCTGAAAGACCGGGACGATGTGCTGAATGTATTTATTCATGGGGATATGCCGGAAAAAATACAGCGTATCACCCATTTATACAATGTAGGAGAGCAGGAAGCAGTTAAAATGATGGCAGACACAGATAAAAGACGTATGGCAAATTACAACTTTTATACGGAGCAGAACTGGGGAAAAGCCAGCAATTATACGTTGTGTCTGAACAGTTCAGAGATTGGATATGATAAGTGTGAATCAATTATCATAGAATGCAGTAAATAA
- a CDS encoding MATE family efflux transporter: MAESNKMKDMPVNKLMIQMGIPMILSMALQAVYNIVDSAFVGNMRVGSEAALNALTLVFPVQMLMVAVGIGTGVGTNALLARTLGQGNSKKAAKVAGNSLFLGVIIYVVCLLFGIFGVRAYISSQTVDAEVLEMGVSYLRICCVISFGIIFFSLFEKLLQATGRSLYSTIGQVVGAVVNIILDPVMIYGIGPCPGMGVEGAAYATVIGQVASAVLLLIFHIRLNREFGHGVKYMKPDAGVIKEIYAIGLPAIIAQALMSIMVYVMNLILKFNPSAQTAYGLFYKVQQFVLFLAFGLRDAITPILAFAYGMRNKKRIQDGIKYGLIYTIALMILGIGITEIFPGAFATLFNAGQSREYFIGAMRVISVSFLFAGINVAYQGIYQALDGGLESLVISLLRQFIIILPLAGIFSLLVRNGKMGISLIWWAFPVTEVMACLVGYVFLKKIRKNKVNALG; this comes from the coding sequence ATGGCAGAAAGTAACAAGATGAAAGATATGCCGGTGAATAAGCTGATGATCCAGATGGGGATCCCTATGATCTTATCCATGGCATTGCAGGCGGTCTATAACATTGTAGACAGCGCATTTGTAGGAAATATGAGAGTGGGCAGTGAAGCGGCATTAAATGCACTGACCCTGGTATTTCCGGTGCAGATGCTTATGGTGGCAGTGGGGATCGGAACAGGTGTAGGAACAAATGCGCTTCTTGCAAGGACACTGGGACAGGGGAACAGTAAAAAAGCCGCAAAGGTAGCAGGAAACAGCCTGTTTCTTGGTGTGATCATTTATGTGGTATGTTTATTGTTTGGCATCTTTGGTGTGAGAGCATATATTTCATCACAGACAGTTGATGCAGAAGTACTGGAAATGGGAGTCAGCTATCTGAGGATATGCTGCGTGATCTCTTTTGGTATTATTTTCTTTTCTTTATTTGAAAAGTTATTACAGGCAACGGGGCGTTCCCTTTATTCAACAATTGGCCAGGTAGTTGGAGCTGTTGTAAATATTATCCTTGATCCAGTCATGATCTATGGTATTGGACCTTGTCCCGGAATGGGAGTGGAAGGTGCAGCCTACGCAACTGTAATTGGCCAGGTAGCATCAGCAGTATTGCTACTTATCTTTCATATAAGACTGAATAGGGAATTCGGGCATGGAGTGAAATATATGAAGCCGGATGCCGGTGTTATAAAAGAAATCTATGCAATCGGACTTCCGGCAATTATTGCGCAGGCTTTGATGTCCATTATGGTTTATGTAATGAATCTGATCCTGAAATTCAATCCGTCAGCGCAGACAGCTTATGGATTGTTTTATAAGGTCCAGCAGTTTGTTCTCTTCCTTGCCTTTGGTCTGAGGGATGCGATCACTCCCATCCTTGCATTTGCATATGGAATGAGAAATAAAAAGAGAATTCAGGATGGGATCAAATATGGCCTGATCTATACCATTGCATTAATGATCCTGGGAATTGGGATCACAGAGATTTTCCCTGGGGCATTTGCAACGTTGTTTAATGCAGGACAGTCAAGAGAATATTTTATCGGCGCAATGAGAGTGATCTCTGTCAGCTTTCTGTTTGCCGGAATTAACGTTGCCTATCAGGGAATTTATCAGGCATTAGATGGCGGCTTGGAATCACTGGTTATTTCACTTTTGAGACAGTTTATCATCATATTGCCATTGGCGGGAATCTTTTCATTACTTGTTAGAAATGGCAAGATGGGAATTTCACTGATCTGGTGGGCATTTCCGGTCACTGAAGTGATGGCATGTCTGGTTGGATATGTATTTTTAAAGAAAATCAGAAAAAATAAGGTTAATGCTTTAGGTTAA
- a CDS encoding pyridoxal phosphate-dependent aminotransferase, which translates to MKPTSSFLNLPQSGIRRMYDLAKNKKDTVSFVLGEPDFVTPKHIIEAAKKKLDEGCTHYTDNAGILPLRQEISRALKQYDKVDYDPEGEIVVTVGGMMGMYMAILALVNPGDEILIADPSYTNYVGEIVMNRAVAVPVPVYEKDNFNFTYENLKSRVTDKTKAIILNSPCNPTGGVATRETMETVAKVALEYDLYVIYDAVYKHLIYNDTDYINIAVLDGMRERTIYVDSFSKTYAMTGWRLGYMAGPRNILSRLPKLQENMPSCLPEFVQYAGIEALKNGDEDIAMMNRQYAERRKLVLERINGIKGLSCTPPNGAFYAFVNIKETGMTSVEFCEKLLEKEGVVTAPGSAFGEQGEGYVRLSYATSMEQINRGMDRIQRFMESIM; encoded by the coding sequence ATGAAGCCAACAAGTAGTTTTTTAAATCTGCCGCAGTCAGGAATCAGAAGAATGTATGATCTGGCAAAAAATAAAAAAGATACTGTAAGTTTTGTTCTTGGTGAGCCAGATTTTGTGACACCAAAGCATATTATTGAAGCCGCAAAGAAAAAGTTAGATGAAGGGTGTACCCATTATACGGATAATGCAGGCATTTTACCGCTGCGTCAGGAAATTTCCAGAGCTTTAAAACAGTACGACAAAGTAGATTACGATCCAGAAGGTGAGATTGTAGTAACAGTAGGCGGAATGATGGGAATGTATATGGCAATCCTTGCTCTTGTTAATCCTGGGGATGAGATCCTGATCGCAGATCCGTCTTATACCAATTATGTAGGTGAGATTGTGATGAACCGTGCAGTTGCAGTACCTGTACCTGTGTATGAAAAGGATAATTTTAACTTTACTTATGAAAATCTTAAAAGTAGAGTGACAGATAAAACCAAAGCCATTATCCTTAATTCCCCCTGCAATCCTACGGGGGGCGTTGCAACAAGGGAAACCATGGAGACCGTTGCAAAAGTAGCTTTAGAATATGATCTTTATGTAATCTATGATGCTGTATATAAACATCTTATCTATAATGATACAGATTATATTAATATTGCAGTTTTAGATGGAATGAGAGAACGCACTATTTATGTGGATTCTTTTTCTAAAACATATGCCATGACAGGCTGGCGTCTTGGATATATGGCGGGACCAAGAAATATCCTTTCCAGACTGCCAAAGTTGCAGGAAAATATGCCTTCCTGCCTTCCTGAGTTTGTACAGTATGCAGGAATTGAAGCGTTAAAAAATGGCGATGAAGATATTGCAATGATGAACAGACAGTATGCAGAAAGAAGAAAACTTGTTCTGGAGCGGATCAATGGCATCAAAGGTTTATCCTGTACACCGCCAAACGGAGCCTTTTATGCATTTGTAAATATTAAAGAAACAGGGATGACTTCTGTGGAATTTTGCGAGAAACTTCTGGAGAAAGAAGGCGTCGTAACAGCTCCCGGATCAGCATTTGGAGAACAGGGCGAAGGATATGTGCGTCTTTCCTATGCAACATCCATGGAGCAGATTAACCGGGGGATGGACCGGATCCAGCGGTTTATGGAAAGTATTATGTAA
- a CDS encoding LysR family transcriptional regulator: MTLSDYIIFTTVSELKNMSLASDKLYLTRSAISHAISRIEREIGFPLFIKNTHGIELTDNGTNLLPLAYAVIQSHQHFNEKIAAINGLASGNVRLGTCSSICINWIPELVNNFRHHYPDIQIHIFAGINNAQIVKKLEQNEIDIGISSYYSCDTINSSVISSTVIYEDEMVCVANSNFHTATPGIITAEELQNSAFIISDQDYGVESRSVLEKLHLNANSTITATDDAGLVAMASAGLGFCILGRLILKGTTSPVNVYSFHPQQFRHIALLQKKNTTPSPAAEIFQKHIISYASSYPNPAIPFNI, from the coding sequence ATGACATTATCAGATTATATTATTTTTACAACTGTTTCCGAACTGAAAAATATGAGCCTTGCTTCTGATAAACTCTACCTGACAAGGTCTGCTATCAGCCATGCCATTTCCCGCATAGAACGAGAAATCGGCTTTCCATTATTTATAAAAAATACACACGGGATCGAACTTACAGACAACGGAACTAACCTTCTTCCCCTTGCATACGCTGTTATACAAAGCCACCAGCATTTCAATGAAAAAATCGCAGCGATCAATGGACTGGCTTCTGGCAATGTCCGCCTTGGAACCTGCTCCAGCATCTGCATTAACTGGATACCTGAACTTGTGAATAATTTCCGTCATCATTATCCTGACATACAGATTCATATATTTGCAGGTATCAATAATGCGCAGATTGTAAAAAAACTGGAGCAAAATGAAATCGATATTGGTATTAGTTCTTACTACTCTTGTGATACCATCAACTCCTCTGTCATCAGCTCTACCGTCATCTATGAAGATGAAATGGTTTGTGTTGCAAATTCCAACTTTCATACAGCCACTCCTGGGATCATCACTGCGGAAGAACTGCAAAATTCTGCTTTCATCATCAGTGATCAGGACTATGGTGTAGAATCCCGCAGTGTTCTTGAAAAACTTCACTTAAATGCAAATTCCACCATTACAGCCACTGACGATGCAGGACTGGTTGCAATGGCGTCTGCTGGCTTAGGCTTTTGTATTTTAGGGCGCCTGATATTAAAAGGGACAACTTCCCCTGTAAATGTTTATTCCTTCCATCCACAGCAATTCCGCCATATTGCTTTGCTGCAAAAGAAGAATACAACACCTTCTCCTGCTGCAGAAATTTTCCAGAAACATATTATAAGCTATGCCTCTTCCTATCCAAATCCGGCAATTCCATTCAACATTTGA
- a CDS encoding threonine/serine exporter family protein: MQIKQENDGHAVIDQLTGEEVLTCAINIGEQLLMSGAEISRVEDTIRRICAAYGIRQSHIFSIASCIIVTLETKDHKWITQTRRILSYGTDMWKLDRLNNLSRLICSTKPPLERINREYALILNGPVYPPVVQCLIYAMTAGAFAIFFGGNLLDGFSAMFVGALIRITLYAFTAIKMKAIFSNILCSMISGMVCILTHYIGFGHHVEMIMIGNIMLLIPGVLMTNSFRDFISGDMISGLLHFSEAIITAICIAAGFIFSKILLGGIL; the protein is encoded by the coding sequence ATGCAGATAAAACAAGAAAATGACGGACACGCCGTTATTGATCAGCTGACAGGAGAAGAAGTATTGACCTGCGCCATTAATATTGGAGAACAACTTTTAATGAGTGGTGCAGAGATCAGCCGTGTAGAAGATACGATACGAAGAATCTGTGCAGCTTACGGTATCAGACAAAGCCATATATTTTCCATTGCATCCTGTATCATTGTGACATTAGAAACCAAAGACCATAAATGGATCACCCAGACCCGACGGATATTAAGCTATGGAACAGATATGTGGAAATTGGACCGGTTAAATAATCTTTCCCGTCTGATATGTTCAACAAAACCACCATTAGAAAGGATCAACCGGGAATATGCACTTATATTAAACGGACCGGTCTATCCGCCTGTGGTCCAATGCCTTATTTACGCAATGACAGCCGGTGCATTTGCGATCTTCTTCGGCGGAAATCTATTAGACGGTTTTTCTGCCATGTTTGTGGGGGCACTGATCCGGATAACATTGTACGCATTTACCGCAATAAAAATGAAAGCCATTTTTTCTAATATCCTGTGTTCCATGATCTCCGGTATGGTATGTATCCTTACTCACTATATCGGTTTCGGACATCATGTAGAAATGATCATGATCGGAAATATCATGCTTTTAATTCCCGGTGTCCTGATGACAAACTCTTTCCGTGATTTCATCAGTGGCGATATGATCAGCGGACTTTTACACTTTTCAGAAGCGATCATCACTGCTATCTGCATCGCCGCCGGATTTATTTTTTCAAAAATACTGCTTGGAGGCATCTTATGA
- a CDS encoding threonine/serine exporter family protein: MNQDLISVISAFFGSLGFSIIYNIRGLRIWIPAIGGAVFWAVYLIFLHFINNEFLGFFFVAILITIYSEIWARILKTPSTVILMPTVIPLIPGGSLYYAMDAALRHDMPQFFLKAQAAVGLAVALAAGIMAVTSMQHLISALLKMIKPAQ, from the coding sequence ATGAATCAGGATCTTATCTCTGTCATTTCAGCATTTTTCGGTTCTCTGGGATTTTCTATCATCTATAACATCAGAGGACTGCGGATCTGGATCCCGGCAATTGGAGGTGCTGTTTTCTGGGCTGTGTATCTGATATTCCTTCACTTTATAAATAATGAATTTTTAGGTTTTTTCTTTGTGGCGATCCTGATCACAATTTATTCAGAAATATGGGCAAGAATATTAAAAACCCCTTCCACCGTTATTTTAATGCCCACAGTTATCCCACTAATCCCCGGCGGATCACTATACTATGCAATGGATGCCGCTCTCCGGCATGATATGCCGCAATTTTTCTTAAAAGCCCAGGCTGCTGTCGGACTTGCTGTAGCACTTGCAGCAGGTATCATGGCCGTAACCTCCATGCAGCATTTAATATCGGCGCTTTTAAAAATGATTAAACCAGCCCAATGA
- a CDS encoding DUF4349 domain-containing protein, with amino-acid sequence MRKYWRGIAIAGVVAVISGCGAASGSKNSINNGYIMETAAAAMDVENEKGEMSGEGASAFVETAAGAASGTENMATVETGRKLIRTASMDVETEQFEQLMTALKTQIRQFGGYIENENVSGNQLDWQGNPMMRWADLTVRVPKDRLDEFLNGVESAGNVVRRSESTKDVTLQYSDIESRKKTLKIEQDRLWVLLEKADSMDSIIALEERLSDIRYELESYESQLRLYDNQIEYSQVTLNINEVKRYTEAVPESAGEQILKGLSDNGRRLAEGVKNFGICVIITSPFWITAAVIGAVIGCLVWKLRKTFRKRKSGKIRIGRKADTEVSQVKLQDHDHMQGGEKDNPAEDQRKQ; translated from the coding sequence ATGAGGAAGTATTGGCGTGGTATTGCAATTGCCGGAGTAGTGGCAGTCATTTCAGGGTGTGGAGCCGCAAGCGGTTCTAAAAACAGCATCAATAACGGGTATATCATGGAGACAGCAGCTGCTGCCATGGATGTGGAGAATGAGAAGGGGGAGATGTCCGGGGAAGGGGCATCAGCTTTTGTGGAGACAGCAGCAGGCGCAGCCTCAGGAACAGAGAATATGGCAACAGTAGAAACAGGCCGAAAGCTGATCAGAACTGCCAGCATGGACGTTGAGACTGAGCAGTTTGAGCAGTTAATGACAGCTTTGAAAACACAGATCAGGCAGTTCGGCGGATATATTGAAAATGAAAATGTTTCTGGCAATCAATTAGACTGGCAGGGCAATCCTATGATGCGCTGGGCTGATCTGACCGTACGTGTGCCCAAGGACCGGTTGGATGAATTCTTAAATGGTGTGGAGTCAGCAGGAAACGTAGTTAGAAGGTCAGAAAGCACCAAGGATGTGACACTGCAGTACAGTGACATCGAGAGCCGCAAAAAGACATTAAAGATTGAACAGGACCGTTTGTGGGTACTGCTTGAAAAGGCAGACTCCATGGATAGCATCATCGCATTAGAAGAGCGGCTGTCAGATATCCGTTATGAACTGGAATCTTACGAATCCCAGCTGCGTCTCTATGACAACCAGATCGAGTACAGTCAGGTGACGTTAAATATTAACGAAGTGAAGCGGTATACCGAGGCTGTTCCGGAATCTGCTGGAGAGCAGATTTTAAAGGGATTGTCAGATAATGGAAGGCGGTTGGCAGAAGGAGTGAAAAACTTTGGAATCTGTGTGATCATTACCAGCCCGTTCTGGATAACAGCAGCAGTGATCGGAGCAGTGATCGGGTGCCTGGTGTGGAAGCTCCGGAAAACTTTCAGGAAACGGAAATCTGGAAAAATAAGAATCGGCAGAAAGGCAGATACAGAGGTATCTCAGGTTAAACTGCAGGATCATGATCATATGCAGGGAGGAGAAAAAGACAACCCGGCAGAGGATCAGCGGAAACAGTAG